The genomic DNA AACCATTGTGAAAGAAATTTCCTTGGCTTGGCCTTTTTAGTTTTTCTCGCAACGGGTTAGAAAAAGATTTCCCTTTTTGGTAAAATAATAATATGAACGAAAATTCTATGTATCACGATTATGATGTGCCGCAGGATTTACAATTTAAGACGGCCGATATTATCCGCATGGGCGGATTGGATTGTTCTGCCAAACTAAGCACAAAATATTTCGAAGATATCTTTGCCGCGCCGAATAAAATTACCCAAGTATCGGTGGAACTTTCGTTTTCTGTTGCCAGCAAAGAAATACTGGTTCGCGGCAAAATAAACGGCGAGCGCGAAGTGGAATGTGCCCGTTGTTTACAGAGGGAAACCCAGCCTTTTGGCGAAGAATTTTTGGAAACCTATAGCATCAAGGGCGAAATAATTGATATAATGTTACTTGTGCGGCAAACGCTTGCGTTGACCGAAGATATCCGTTTTCTGTGTAAGCCCGATTGCAAAGGTTTATGTTCTCTTTGCGGGCAAAATTTGAATATCGCTTCGTGCGATTGCAAGCCGGAAAACTTGTCGCCCTTTGCAGCATTAAAAGGAAAATTTAAGTAATTAATCTAGCACTTTACTAGAGTAGAATAGGAGTATTACCAATGCCGAATCCGAAGAAAAAACACACTCGCTCCCGCCGGGACATGAGAAGATCTCACAACTCTGGGGTAGAACTTCCCCAACTCGTGGCCTGCCCGAACTGCAAATCTCCCAGACTGCCTCACAACGTCTGCCCGACCTGCGGTTTTTATAAGGACAGAGTGGTAGTGGCCCCTAAAGCCAAAACCGAAACCCCCGAAGCCAAATAACACCTGTTATGAAAATAGCCTTGGACGCCTTAGGCGGAGATTACGGCGCAAAACCCAATGTTGAGGGAGCTTTGAAAGCTGCCAAGAACCTCGGTTTAGAGATTATCTTGGTAGGGGACGAAGCCGTCTTGCGTCGTGAACTTCGCGAACATGGGTATGCGGATATGCCGAAAAATATTTCCATTGTCCACGCCCCCGACACCATTGATATGGGTGCAGAACCCGCCAAAGAGTGTCGCAATAAAAAAGGCGCCAGCATTGTGGTATGCGCTAACCTGGTCCGCAAGGGCCAGGCGGACGCGTTTGTATCCGCCGGGCATTCCGGTGCGGCCATGGTGGCTGCTTTGTTTGGTATGGGGCGCATCAAAGGCGTACAACGCCCTGCTATTGCCTCTCCCATGCCCACATATAAAGGGGTAAGTTTGTTGTTAGACGCCGGCGCCAATGCCGATTGCAAACCTATTCACCTTTTGCAATTTGCCGTCATGGGTTCTGCTTATATGCAGAAAGTTTTTGATATCCCCGCTCCGTCGGTGGGCATTTTGTCTATCGGTGAAGAAGAAACCAAAGGGAACTTTTTAGTAAAAAACACGATTCCGCATATGCGCGAAATCGGGGTAAACTTTAGAGGTACTTTGGAAGGCCGCGATGTGAACACCGGTGATGCGGATGTAATCGTTTGTGACGGTTTCGTCGGCAACATCGTTCTAAAAATGGCGGAAGGGTTAGCCAAAACCATGATTAACATGATTAAGCGCGAAGTGAAAAAACGCCCGCTTGCCATTTTGGGCGCCCTTCTTTCCAAAGGTGCTTTTAAGGCTGTTAAAAATCACACCAACCCCGATTGCTACGGCGGGGCTCCCTTAGTGGGGGTCAACGGCGTGGCGATTATCGCTCACGGAAAATCTAACGATTTCGCTATTTATAACGCATTGAAAACGGCCGCTCGCTTGGTGGAAAAAGATTTCATCGGCGATGTATCCGCTAAAATGGAAGCCCTTAAACCTACTTTCGATGCGATTGAACAAGAAATTCACCAGGAGGAAAACTAATGGCGGATTTCAAAGGGAAAAATGTAATGATTACCGGCGCCACGCGCGGAATCGGCTATGCTTTGGCTGAAGAGTTTGCCAAAGCCGGGGCCAATTTGGCGGTGTGCGGCACAAGTGAAACTGCCCTTAAAGAAGCGGCCGAAAAACTTTCGGCTTTCGGCGGCAAAGTATATGTGCAAAAGGTAAATGTTGCCAGCAGTGAAGATTGCGATTCTTTTGTGGAAAACACTTTTAAGACTTTCGGTTCTTTAGATGTGCTCGTCAACAATGCTGGTATCACGAAAGACAATTTAACCGTCCGCATGAGCGAACAAGATTGGGACGATGTAATTGCCGTGAATTTGAAAGGAACGTTTTTAATGTCCAAAGCCGCGCTTAAAGTGATGTTCAAAAAAAGATGCGGCAATGTGGTTAACATTTCTTCCGTTGTGGGGGAAATGGGTAACCCCGGCCAGGCTAACTATGTGGCCAGTAAAGCGGGCATTATCGGGCTTACCAAAACGCTTGCCAAGGAATTCGGTTCCCGCGGCGTGCGTGTAAATGCGGTGGCCCCGGGTTTTGTGCAAACCGCTATGACGGACGCCTTACCCGAAGATGTAAAGGCAAAGGCTTTGGAAGCTGTGCCTCTTAAACGATTTGCAACAACGCAGGATATCGCCAAAGCAGTTATGTTTTTGGCCAGCGAAGACGCCTCGTATATTACGGGGCATGTTCTCGCCGTCAACGGCGGGCTTTATATTTAGATTTACATATTGTAAACAAGGGTAAGCCCCTTAAAAATTACGGAGGACTAAAATGTCTGTAGAAAACGTGCAAGAAAGAGTAAAAAATATTATCGTAGAACAGTTGGGTGTTGAAGCCGACCAAGTGAAACCGGAAGCCCAGTTCGTAAACGATTTGGGTGCCGACTCCTTGGACACGGTAGAACTCATCATGGCTTTGGAAGAAGAATTTGATGTTGAAATTCCCGATGAAAAAGCCGAAAAAATCAAAACGGTAGGCGAAGCCATCAGCTATATCGAAGAAAACGCCAAAAAATAAAGTGTATACCGGTATTGAAAAAATTATCGGTTACCGCTTTACAAATAAGGATATTTTAAAGGAAGCACTCACTCACAAATCCTACGCCGGGGAACGCCGCAGCGCCAAACATAACGAGCGCTTGGAGTTTTTGGGAGACAGTATTTTAGGTGCAATCGTTGCCGATTACATCTATAACCAATGCCCTCATGTAGAAGAGGGAGTGCTTTCTAAAATAAAATCTAACCTTGTTTCCAGGCGGAACCTGTATCTTTGGGGTAAGCAACTGGGCTTGGGGCAGTATATGCTCCTGGGCCACGGGGAATTGGCTACCGGCGGGAGAGAGCGCGACAGTATTATCTCTAACGCGGTGGAAGCCGTTTTGGGTGCTATTTATTTAGATGGCGGTTATCCGGCGGCGGAGTCCGTGGTGTTGCCGTGGGTTAAAACCCAAGCGCTTACGCAAGATACACGCGATTTTAAGAGTTTGTTGCAAGAGTATTTACAAAAAAGAGGGCAACAAACTCCTACTTATGAAGTAATTCAAACCGTTGGGCCGGAACACGACAAAGTGTTTACCGTTCGAGTGAGCCTGGCGGATAAAGAACTGGGGGTTGGCAAAGGGCATAACAAAAAAATGGCCGAACAAGCCGCCGCCCAAGATGCTTTTGAACGCATGAAAAAATAGAAGAGGACGATTTATGCTCCCTACCAAAAAACCTTCTTCCCGTGTTTCCTTGCAATCGGAAAAGAAAGTGCCGGTTAAGGGTTCCTCTTTGATGGCCAAACCGTGGCTCGTTTTGGCCTTTATTGCTGCTCTTCCTGTCTTTTTGTTACTCGCTTTTACCTTCAAAAGCGGTTATTCTCCCAGCAGTCGTAAGCCCGGCAAATACGATAAAATTGTTTCCGTCAAAACTTCCACCGAAATTGCCGACCAAGCCACCGCGGCCTTGCAACGCAAAGATACCCAAACTTTTCTGGATATTCTCCAACAACAAGTAGGGGCCAATATCAATATGGTAAATGGAAAAGGGGATACCTTGTTGTTGGCAGCAGTATCTATGGGAAATTTAGAAGCCGTACAACAGTTGATTCTCGCCGGGGCTGATGTAAATAAAAGAAATGCCTTTACAAAAGATACCCCTATCCTCCGCAGCTTATACGGGGATAATGCCGAAATTACGCGCCTCTTGGTTTATTCCGGTGCGGATATCAATGTGAAGAATAACTATAATCACTCTCCCATGTTTTTGGCTTTGGAAAAACAAAAAGGGGAGTTTATCGATTTGTTCCTTTCCAGCGGTGTAAAAGAAGGGTTGAATACGGACTATCTTTTCCGTGCCGTTGCCAAGAAAAATTATATGGGTGTACTCGCCATGCTTAAGGGGGGGGTGAAACCCAATGTTAAAAATACAAAAGGCAATACTCCTTTGATTATTGCCGCATCGCTTGGAGATGTGCCGACGGTTCAATCTTTAATGGCCTACGGAGCTGATGTAAATGCGGCCAATAACGATGGAAATACGCCCCTTATCTATGCTGCTCGTTACAATCACCCCGGTGTTATTCGCGAGTTATTAAAACCTCAAATGATGCAAGTTCCGTTAGATGTAAACATGCAAAATAAGTTAGGGCAAACCGCGCTTTATTGGGGGGCGGCTAAAGGGTATGAAGAGGTTGTTCGCCGTTTGCTCGCGGCCGATGCCGACCCGACCATTTCTGCTAACGACGGGCTAGTGCCTTACATGGTGGCACAAAAAAATAAGCGCGTGCAGGTTTTGCCGTGGTTTGAAAAGAATTTGGTAGAAGTAAAGAACAGCGTAATTGAGCAGGATAATGCCGCTTTGGCTGCCCAAGCCAAAGCCGAAGGGCGCGAACTGCCCACTCAAACCGAAACCGCTCCCGAAAAACCCGTTACGGACGACGATATCTTTAAGGCCGCCGCGGAAGGGGACGAAGAACTTGCCGAACGCGTGCTGGATCAAAATAAAGCCGTTGTGTTTAATAAGAACAAAGCAGGCGATACGCCCCTGTTGGTTGCCGTATTAAACGGAAAAACGAATATGGTAGATTTTTTGTTGGATAACGGTTCTCGCTTATTTGATGCTTCGGGCAGAGGAAATGTTTTCCATATTGCGGTTACCAATAACGATATGGTTATGTTGAAACATTTGGTGGCCCAAGCCCGTCGGGAAGGGCGCTTGGCCATGATGCTTGAATATAAGGCTCGCCGCCCCGGTCAAAAACAAACTTTTACTCCTCTCGGTTTTGCCGCTTTAGATTGCAACCGGGAAATGTATAAGTACTTGGTTTCCATGGGTGCCAAACCGGGAACTCTTACCAACGGACAAAACTTGCTGGGCTTTGAATCTCCCGCTGATTTAATGGCCAAATGTAAGGCAAAACCGACAGCGGCCAAGACGCTTAAAAAATAACCGATTTTAGATAAAAAAAGGACATAAGAAAATTTCTTATGTCCTTTTTTTTACAATCTTTTTTTATGCTTCCAGGCGGATAATGATGTAAATAATCAGCGTAAGGGCGGTTGTAATTCCCGTCAGCCACCAAGTCAGTTTCCAAGTAAATCCTGCACAAAGCAAAATAATAAAAGAGATAAACCCTACTAACAGGCCGCCTAATAAGGCTATCAAAATCAAAAAGGGAATTGTCAGCCCGGGGCCCATTTCTCCGCTGCCGATCGTCATGGTTACCAAGGAATAAATCATCGCCAGCAGGCAGGTGGTACATACGCCCAAAGCCGGGAAACACGCCCCACCGAGGGCTTGTAGTAGTCTCGTAATAAAAGTCATTTCCTTCTCCAAATAAAAATGCCCTATGCCGAAGCATAGGGCATTTTTATGAGATTACATTGTAATGCGTCTGGTTACATTATCCTTGCGGAAGCACTCAATGGTGTCGCCTTCGGCAACGCCTTTGAAGCCTTCAATCAGGATACCGCACTCATAGCCTTTTTCCACTTCTTTTACATCGTCTTTGAAGCGTTTAAGGCCCCCGATTTTACCATGGCCCACTTCGGTACCGTTGCGTTTAATGCGCACTTCGTACCCGCGAATCATGGTACCCGATTCTACAAACGAACCGGAAATCAAACCGGAACTGAGTTTCATTACTTTGCGAATTGTTGCCGTGCCCACGACTGTTTCCACCACATCGGGTTCCAACAACCCTTCCATGGCGGCTTTGATATCTTCCAATAATTCAAAGATAATCGTGTAGCGGCGGATTTCGATGCCTTCGCGTTCGGCTTCGGCTTGCGCTTTGTGTTCCACATCTACATGGAAACCGATAACAACCGCGTTAGAGGCTTTGGCGAGCAAAATGTCGGACTCGTTGACATTACCGGGAGCGGAAAGGATAATATCCACTTCCACTTCGTCGGACGGAATACGCAAGAGCGCATCTTTAATGGCTTCGATAGAACCTTGCACGTCGGCCTTCAAGATAAGGCTGAGTTTTTTGACAGTGTTTCCGTTTTCGTCGTTTTTAGCCAGGTTCATCAAAGACACTTGCTTGCGGTGGGCCTGCGAGTCTTCTTTTTGGGCCAATTTGCGTTTTTCGGCCGCGTAGCGGGCTTCTTTTTCACTCGGCATAATGTAGAGAGTATCCCCTACTTGCGGCGGTTCGCCGTTGATACCTAAAATTTCAGCCGGAACGCTGGGGCCGATTTTTTGATAGCGTTGGGAATTTTCATCAATAAGCGCGCGGATACGGCCGGAGTTTGTGCCTACGATAAAAGGATCGCCCACTTTCATGGTGCCTTTTTGTACCAGTACTGTAGCCACTACACCGCGTTTGTTATCGCGTTTACTTTCCAAAATAACACCCACGCCGGGTCTGTCCGGGTTGGCTTTCAGTTCCATCATTTCGGCTTGCAGCGCAATCATTTCCAAAAGTTTATCAATGTTGATATTCTTTTTGGCGGAAATTTCTACGAAAATGGTGGTACCTTGCCACTCTTCGGGCACAAGTCCGCGGGCGGCTAAATCTTGTTTAACGCGGTCTACATTGGCGCCGGGCAAGTCGATTTTATTAACGGCCACGATAATCGGGGCACCGGCAGCCTTAGCGTGTTCCATGGCTTCTACCGTTTGGGGCATGATGCCGTCCGTAGCGGAGACAACAAGCACTACAATATCGGTAGCTTGGGCACCGCGGGCACGCATAGCGGTAAAGGCTTCGTGACCGGGGGTATCCAAGAAGGTAAGGGTGCCGCGCGGAGTTTTTACGCGGTACGCACCAATGTGCTGGGTAATAGCGCCCGCTTCTCCGGCTACTACATTAGATTTGCGGATAGCGTCGAGCAAACTGGTTTTACCATGGTCCACGTGACCCATAATGGTGATGACAGGGCTTCTGGGTTGCAAGGAGGCCGGGTCGTCTTGGGTATCCATAAGGGCCAAGGTTTCTTGGTTCAAATCTTCTTCTACAAGTTCTGCCTTAAAACCGCAATCGTCCACGATTAGTTCAATCATGTCTTTTTCCAACCGTTGGTTAATGGTAGCGAAAATGCCCATCATCATCAATTTTTTAATAAAGTCATTGGTTTTGATGTTCATTTTTTCAGCCAATTCTTTTACGGTCGGTTGCCCCACAATGCGAATTACTTTTTCGTCTTTTTTGGGGGCCTGCGGTTGAACGGGCTTTTGCTGGCCGTGACGGTTGGTGTTAGCCGGGTGTTGCGGCCGATTTTCCTGCGGTTGAGCCGCGGGCTTGGGCGCAGGTTGCGGGGCCGGGGCCGGTTTCGGTTCGTTGACGGGAGCCGGTTGCGGCTTGGGTGCAGGTTGTTGGGCCGGGGCCGGTTTTACTTCCGGCTTCGGCGCTTCTTGCACCGCAGGGGCGGCTTGTTGCACCGGCTGAACGGATTGTTGTTCCGTTTTTTCTTCTACAACTGGACTCTCTGCTTTTTTAGTAGCCGCTTTTTTGGTAGCGGTTACTTTTTTGGCCGTGGTCTTTTTGGCGGCGGTTTTGGTAGCCGTCGTTTTTTTAGCGGTTGTTTTTTTAGTCGCGGCGGTTTTGGCCGTGGCTTTTTTGGCAGCCGGCTTTTTCTTGGCAGTAGATTCTTCTTCGGTATTAGTTGTTTTCTTGGTTGTCGTCATTCACTGCCTCCTGCGGCTGGGCAGATTTTTCTGCCAAATACTTTTTGGCGCCTTCAATAATTTTAGCGGCGGTTTTATCCCCAATGCCTTGCACGGTGGACAAATGTTCCGGTTCTAATTCGGCAATTTGTTCCACAGTAGTAAAGCCGGATTTTTGCAACACTTCCGCCATTTTGGGGCCGATGCCTTCTACATCAGCCAAAACGGCTTGCACGGCGGCAGTGGCTTCTTTTCCTTCTTGGGCTTTTTGAGATTCGCTCTTTACTTCCAAGTTCCAGCCGGTGAGTTTAGAGGCGAGTTTAATATTTTGCCAATCTTTACCGATAGCAATAGCCAATTGATCGTCCGGTACGATTACCGTGGCGCGTTTTTCGGCGAGGCTGTCGATTTTTACAAAGTCCGCTTTTGCCGGGGCTAAGGCGTTCATGATAACGGTGGACACATCATCGGAATAGTTGATAAGGTCGATGCGTTCGCCGGAGAGTTCGTTCATAACGGCACGAATACGAATCCCGCGCATACCTACACAAGTACCGATAGGGTCGATTTTGTTATCAATGCTTTTTACCATTACTTTGGCGCGGAAGCCGGGGTCGCGTTGGATATTTTTAATTTCCACGATACCTTCGTTGATTTCCGGCACTTCCACTTTGAAAAGTTCTTCCAAGAATTTGCCGTTGGCGCGGGACAAAATGACATACGGCCCGCGTTGGCCTTTATCCATTTTGAAAGCGGCCGATTTGTAGCGGGCGAGAACCGGGTCATCACCGATGTTGGCCAAGTCGTTTTGGTTGAGTACTTTGGTGATGATGGCTTTTACGCGGGAACCGTTAGCATAGCGTTCTTTTTTGATTTGTTCGCAGTAGGGCAAGATGGCTTCCACTTTCCCTAAGTCCACGATAATATCGCGGTCGGAAAAGCGACGCACGGAACCCGTGATTACTTCGCCTTCGCGGGGTTTAAATTCTTTGTAAAAGTTGTCACGTTCAATACCGCGTACTTTTTGGATAAGCACTTGTTTGGCAATTTGCGCGGCAATACGGGAGAAATCTTCCACTTCCAAGGTGTGGGTTACCACATCGCCGGCTTTGGGGTCTTTCAAATAGGCTTTGGCGCCTTCCACATCAATTTCGGTTTCCGGGTTGGTAACAAGTTCCACTACATTGAGGGTTTGAAAGGCTTTGATAGAGCCGTTTTCTACATCGATTTTCGCACTGATTTGGGCGGTTTTACCCAAGTTTTTGCGAAGTGCGGAAACGAGGGCGTCTTCAATCGTTTTCAAGATATCGGCGCGTTTAATATTTTTTTCTCTTTCCAAGCCTTCTAAGGCGAGGACTAAATCTTTTGCAGTTCCTTCCATTTTTGTTGTTCTCCTTTTGTGTCTGGTTAAAATTTAAGGACAGGGTCCAAATTTGCTTTTTTAATATTGTCGTAGGCGAAGCGGAATTGGTTTGTTCCGTCGTCTAATGTAAATTCGGTGTCGCCCGCTTCGGCGATGACACCCGTGAAAAACCCACGGCCTTCCAACGGTACTTTCAGCACCAATTTCACGCGGTGAGTTACAAATTGCTTAAAGTGAGCCGGTTTTTTAAGTACGCGGTGCACTCCGGGGGAAGACACTTCCAAAATATAAGCGCCGTCAATCAGGTTTTCCATTTCCAAAATGGAATCGATTTTATCGGTCAGTTCGCCGCAATCGTCCAGCGTTACGCCGCCTACTTTATCCACGAAAAATTGGAGCAGTTTTTTCTTGCCTTGATTTTGAATGACAAGATCCACCAATTCCACTTGTTCGTTTTCCAAGGCTTTCGCCACGGTTTGTTCAATGGTTTTCGGGTCTCTCATAATTACTCCTTGTTAAAACCTTATTAAGGAAAGAGCGACTTGTTACCAAGTCGCTCTTTCTAATACACTAATATACTACCATTTGGGGGGTACAATGTCAAATTTCTTTTACGCGTACGGAAGAAAAACTAATCAGTTTTTTGCGTTGACCAATAAAAACAGGCTGGCTAAAATGAAAATGTAGTAAGTAACTGTATTATCAGTTAGGGGGATAACATGAATAAAAAATGGATGTTTATTGCCGGGGCCGTTTTATTTTGTACGGCTCTTGCTTTTGCCCAAGAGGGCAGTATAACCTATGGCGAAGCAGCCGTAGTGAGCGGGCCTGACGGTGTTGCGGTAGTGGGGGAAGAAGTAACCTACCCGACGCAGGCTTCCCAAAATGTAAAAAAAGCCGCCGATGCTAAAAAAGCCGCGGCTAAAAAAACCATAGCCAATTCCAAGGCTTATCAAGAAAAACTGGGCGCCCAAGCCACCCAAAAGGCCAACGCCGCCGCCCTTAAAAAAGGCGAACCTGCTTTGAAAGTAAACAAAACGACGACCACCACCAATGTCTATGATGTAAGTGTAACCGATAAAAAAGGTACCACCGATTACGGTATTGTGGAAGAAACCGTTACCAACGCACAAGGCAGCAAAACCACCGGCGGGGTAATTTACAGCAACTATACGCCCAGTAAAGTGGCGCGCGCTAACGAAAAAGGCATGGAAGTTTCCTTCGCGGCCGGTATGGGGCTTAGCATGAATGAAGATCGCCTGGGCGACCGTTACAGTACCAACGGTTTAGCCGCCGGAGCCAGTGTGTTGAAGGAAGTTTCTCCGCACTTTTCGTGGGGGCTTGATTATATGATGCTTCACCCGCATGGCAGAACGTACCACGAATCTATGGCCGAACGCCATTATGAAGATATTTACGCCCATAATATTGCCTTAGCCGGTAAATATACTTTCAACGCTTGGGATAGTCTGCAAGTATATATGCCTATGGGCGTTGGTATGATGAATGCGCGCATGAAAACCCACCACTCCGGTACAGGTAGCAGTGATAAGGATAAATGGGGGGCTTCCGCCTATATCGGCTTAGGTTTGCAGTACGACTTAACTTCCAGCGTATTTATGGGGTTGGAATACCGTTATGCCTATGCTTTTATTAACGACAAAGACCTTACCTTCTTTGATCGCGATAAACGCTTGCAATTCCATTCCGCCGCCTTGCGGTTAGGTATGCGCTTTTAATAATCTGCACAGCCAAACAATTACTCATAGGGGGCTGGGGGGGAACGAAACCTTCGTTCCCCTTTTTATGTTGTTTTTCTAGATGTAAAAAACCCCTGCGTGAGTAGCAGGGGGTGATAGTATGTTTGCTATGCAAAACGCGTATATACGCGGGCGGCTTCTTTGCCGTCACTTTCCCGCACGAGTACATGCCAAAAAGAGGTTTCACTTTCCGGGTACACTTCCACGCGGAGCGTTTCTTTTTCTTTACATTCCGTCTTGAAGGAAAGCAAAATCTGTTCCAATCTTTTACCTTTTTTTATTTCGGCCGGTACGCTTTCCAGGGCCCACGCGGCATAGTGAGTGTTGTTAACATGCGTGTTAATATCTAAATCTTCCTCGCGTGTGATGATTTGCAAAGCAGCAGTAGGCGTTTTGCACGGAAGGGCCGCCTTAAAATTACCTTCGGGTTCCAGTTCTTCGCGCTCGGCAGGGTTCATATCCAGCAAGTGTTGCGGGGTGCGCACCGGGCGGCGGCGTGTGATGTCAATAATTACCCACCACGACGATCCTTCCATAATTTTATTTCCGTCTTGGCCGTAAATAATAAATTGGCGGCGGCTTAGTAATTTGTCCGAATAAGCGTGCCAAGTTTCCACCGTAACATCTTGTTGCGCAATATCGGCTTGTAAGGCGCGGGCTTGCATGTGGGTTAACACCCAAGCGGTGTTGGCTTGTTGCATATCGGCAAAACCGAAATTAAGTTGTTGGCTGTCTAATGCGGCACATTCCTGAAAGTATTTCAGCAAGGTTTGTGTGGGGATATTCCCTTGGGCGTTTAATTCATCAAAGCGTACTTGGAAAGTTTTTTTAATCATAAAATCTCCTTTTTTATATTTTATCTGTTTTTTGAAAAGCCTTGACCCGTTTTTTTTTTTTCTTACAATGTACCTAATCGGTAGGCAGGAAGAATTAAAATGTTGTTTGCTCGCCGAAAACTTATTTATAAGAGGTTTTGTATGAAAAAGGGTTTTACTTTGATAGAACTTTTGGTCGTAGTGTTAATTATTGGTATCTTATCTGCAACGGCTTTGCCGCAATATACAAAAGCGGTGGAAAAGTCTCGCGCTACGGAAGCCATTACCAACCTGCAGACTATTGTAAAAAATGTGGAAATGGCTATTCTTGCCGGAAATACCGATTCTTATGCAAACCCGGAAAATTGGGATATACAACTTGCAGGCGGAACTTGGAAAACCGGCGGTTGTTGTGGCCCGGAATTTACCACAAAAAATTTTACATATCTTCCTGCTGATGATAATACGGGAGTAAGTGCTTATCGTTGTCAAGGTAATTGTAGTACAAGCTCCTCTGGATACAGTAACACAGAATATGAATTATTCCAAACTTATCCTAGTATAGACGGAGAAAATATTAAATTTTGTGTTGGAACAACAGATTTAGGCAAAAGTGTTTGTAAGTCTTTAGTTTCACAAGGATTTCAAAATCGTAGTTAGTAAATATGAATTTTTTGTAACATAAAACCCCCGCTGAAAAGCGGGGGTTTTTATCGTCAGAAAAATGCATCAATTAATGGATTTTTTTGAGTGTCAAAATGCCGTCTTCAAAAAACCACTCTTCAATCAGTTCGCCGGTCTCGTTGAACTTTTTGGTTACGCCGTTGGGTTTCCCGTCCTTGTGGGGGGAGATAAGCGCAATCGTTCCGTTGGGGTGATAAATAATTTTATCGCCGATGATTTTATCGTTTTTATAGGTGCATTCGGAGCGCAAATCGCCGTCGGGCGTATAGACTTTACAAACACCGTTTAAGTACCCTTTGTGGTATTCGGCGGTTTCCAACACTTTTCCGTCGGGGTAGTATTTTACTTGTTTGCCGTCTTGGATATCATCTACATAAGAAAATTCTTTATACAAACGGCCGGTGGGGTGGTACACGCGGGCTTTTCCTTGCAACATACCTTTTTCGTAGTATTTTTCAATGCTTACTTTGCCGTTGTCAAAGTAGATTTTGCACGCGCCGTTGCGTTCGCCGTTTCTAAATTCACATTCAAAATAGGTTTTGCCGTTTTCAAAATATTCTTTTACGGTACCGTCGGGCATGGTGCCGGTGTGT from Elusimicrobium sp. includes the following:
- a CDS encoding DUF177 domain-containing protein, whose amino-acid sequence is MYHDYDVPQDLQFKTADIIRMGGLDCSAKLSTKYFEDIFAAPNKITQVSVELSFSVASKEILVRGKINGEREVECARCLQRETQPFGEEFLETYSIKGEIIDIMLLVRQTLALTEDIRFLCKPDCKGLCSLCGQNLNIASCDCKPENLSPFAALKGKFK
- a CDS encoding 50S ribosomal protein L32 — protein: MPNPKKKHTRSRRDMRRSHNSGVELPQLVACPNCKSPRLPHNVCPTCGFYKDRVVVAPKAKTETPEAK
- the plsX gene encoding phosphate acyltransferase PlsX; this translates as MKIALDALGGDYGAKPNVEGALKAAKNLGLEIILVGDEAVLRRELREHGYADMPKNISIVHAPDTIDMGAEPAKECRNKKGASIVVCANLVRKGQADAFVSAGHSGAAMVAALFGMGRIKGVQRPAIASPMPTYKGVSLLLDAGANADCKPIHLLQFAVMGSAYMQKVFDIPAPSVGILSIGEEETKGNFLVKNTIPHMREIGVNFRGTLEGRDVNTGDADVIVCDGFVGNIVLKMAEGLAKTMINMIKREVKKRPLAILGALLSKGAFKAVKNHTNPDCYGGAPLVGVNGVAIIAHGKSNDFAIYNALKTAARLVEKDFIGDVSAKMEALKPTFDAIEQEIHQEEN
- the fabG gene encoding 3-oxoacyl-[acyl-carrier-protein] reductase, with the protein product MADFKGKNVMITGATRGIGYALAEEFAKAGANLAVCGTSETALKEAAEKLSAFGGKVYVQKVNVASSEDCDSFVENTFKTFGSLDVLVNNAGITKDNLTVRMSEQDWDDVIAVNLKGTFLMSKAALKVMFKKRCGNVVNISSVVGEMGNPGQANYVASKAGIIGLTKTLAKEFGSRGVRVNAVAPGFVQTAMTDALPEDVKAKALEAVPLKRFATTQDIAKAVMFLASEDASYITGHVLAVNGGLYI
- the acpP gene encoding acyl carrier protein; protein product: MSVENVQERVKNIIVEQLGVEADQVKPEAQFVNDLGADSLDTVELIMALEEEFDVEIPDEKAEKIKTVGEAISYIEENAKK
- the rnc gene encoding ribonuclease III, with protein sequence MEKIIGYRFTNKDILKEALTHKSYAGERRSAKHNERLEFLGDSILGAIVADYIYNQCPHVEEGVLSKIKSNLVSRRNLYLWGKQLGLGQYMLLGHGELATGGRERDSIISNAVEAVLGAIYLDGGYPAAESVVLPWVKTQALTQDTRDFKSLLQEYLQKRGQQTPTYEVIQTVGPEHDKVFTVRVSLADKELGVGKGHNKKMAEQAAAQDAFERMKK
- the infB gene encoding translation initiation factor IF-2 codes for the protein MTTTKKTTNTEEESTAKKKPAAKKATAKTAATKKTTAKKTTATKTAAKKTTAKKVTATKKAATKKAESPVVEEKTEQQSVQPVQQAAPAVQEAPKPEVKPAPAQQPAPKPQPAPVNEPKPAPAPQPAPKPAAQPQENRPQHPANTNRHGQQKPVQPQAPKKDEKVIRIVGQPTVKELAEKMNIKTNDFIKKLMMMGIFATINQRLEKDMIELIVDDCGFKAELVEEDLNQETLALMDTQDDPASLQPRSPVITIMGHVDHGKTSLLDAIRKSNVVAGEAGAITQHIGAYRVKTPRGTLTFLDTPGHEAFTAMRARGAQATDIVVLVVSATDGIMPQTVEAMEHAKAAGAPIIVAVNKIDLPGANVDRVKQDLAARGLVPEEWQGTTIFVEISAKKNINIDKLLEMIALQAEMMELKANPDRPGVGVILESKRDNKRGVVATVLVQKGTMKVGDPFIVGTNSGRIRALIDENSQRYQKIGPSVPAEILGINGEPPQVGDTLYIMPSEKEARYAAEKRKLAQKEDSQAHRKQVSLMNLAKNDENGNTVKKLSLILKADVQGSIEAIKDALLRIPSDEVEVDIILSAPGNVNESDILLAKASNAVVIGFHVDVEHKAQAEAEREGIEIRRYTIIFELLEDIKAAMEGLLEPDVVETVVGTATIRKVMKLSSGLISGSFVESGTMIRGYEVRIKRNGTEVGHGKIGGLKRFKDDVKEVEKGYECGILIEGFKGVAEGDTIECFRKDNVTRRITM
- a CDS encoding transcription termination/antitermination protein NusA produces the protein MEGTAKDLVLALEGLEREKNIKRADILKTIEDALVSALRKNLGKTAQISAKIDVENGSIKAFQTLNVVELVTNPETEIDVEGAKAYLKDPKAGDVVTHTLEVEDFSRIAAQIAKQVLIQKVRGIERDNFYKEFKPREGEVITGSVRRFSDRDIIVDLGKVEAILPYCEQIKKERYANGSRVKAIITKVLNQNDLANIGDDPVLARYKSAAFKMDKGQRGPYVILSRANGKFLEELFKVEVPEINEGIVEIKNIQRDPGFRAKVMVKSIDNKIDPIGTCVGMRGIRIRAVMNELSGERIDLINYSDDVSTVIMNALAPAKADFVKIDSLAEKRATVIVPDDQLAIAIGKDWQNIKLASKLTGWNLEVKSESQKAQEGKEATAAVQAVLADVEGIGPKMAEVLQKSGFTTVEQIAELEPEHLSTVQGIGDKTAAKIIEGAKKYLAEKSAQPQEAVNDDNQENN